In Asterias rubens chromosome 17, eAstRub1.3, whole genome shotgun sequence, a genomic segment contains:
- the LOC117301509 gene encoding monocarboxylate transporter 5-like: protein MSSPRRSTNYDNHPMGWVIIGASFITNVILMGNVKALGVLLIAIEADFSSHLWLIGWIATLHSMLKNVLGPLITVLIRILGSRFVFISGGIFGGIGLTLASQSTSVVQLAICLVLVSGVGTAFSGFCAFALMASYFEERYSVANAISTAGFPIGMVVVGPVTQILLDTYGWRGVVLLLGGLSFNLVAFGALVTTNIVPSSSKRYKEVAISDKDEASRKKTEEEVPTDSGSIIELSTKDDERKQDTTSHPDFLSCQKFSTMMDFSVLANPRFILVTLARCCSELCYTCWVVFMVSHGQFQGLSYVHSSLLPTAFGAGNVLGKLVVPLVEKNGFNPASLRLAFFVCSLLGVSFTLTALVNSFAGQMVSSASIGFGFGVFFQANDSLTKTLADDDRIINILGWRVLFGGFAGIFGGLLGGWLYEWTGSFQITLFAFAGLTLLPIPLYCIDSMYAKKKNS from the exons ATGTCCTCTCCAAGAAGATCGACTAATTATGACAATCACCCCATGGGATGGGTGATAATAGGAGCTTCATTTATCACAAATGTTATTTTAATGGGTAACGTGAAAGCATTGGGAGTTCTCCTCATTGCTATAGAGGCTGACTTCAGTAGTCATCTGTGGCTGATTGGATGGATTGCAACGTTGCACAGTATGCTCAAAAACGTTTTAG GCCCACTCATCACAGTCCTTATTCGGATCCTTGGGAGCCGTTTCGTCTTCATCTCTGGGGGCATTTTTGGAGGTATTGGACTAACCTTAGCATCTCAGTCAACCAGTGTCGTGCAACTTGCCATTTGCCTTGTTCTGGTGTCAG GTGTCGGAACAGCATTCAGTGGGTTTTGTGCCTTTGCTTTAATGGCATCATATTTCGAGGAACGGTACTCGGTAGCTAATGCTATATCAACAGCGGGCTTTCCCATCGGTATGGTAGTGGTCGGTCCTGTTACCCAGATCCTACTAGACACATATGGTTGGCGAGGAGTTGTTCTTTTGTTGGGAGGGCTTTCCTTCAATCTTGTAGCCTTCGGAGCATTGGTGACAACGAATATTGTACCATCAAGTTCTAAAAGATACAAAGAGGTTGCCATAAGTGATAAGGATGAGGCTAGCCGTAAGAAGACTGAAGAGGAAGTGCCTACAGATTCTGGCTCTATTATCGAACTCTCAACTAAAGACGATGAGAGAAAACAGGATACTACAAGCCATCCTGACTTCCTTTCCTGCCAGAAATTTTCTACCATGATGGATTTTTCAGTTTTGGCAAATCCTAGATTTATTTTAGTGACATTGGCACGATGCTGTTCTGAGCTTTGTTATACCTGCTGGGTGGTGTTCATGGTATCTCATGGTCAGTTTCAGGGATTGAGTTACGTGCATTCGTCTTTACTCCCCACAGCATTTGGAGCTGGAAATGTTCTAGGCAAGTTAGTGGTTCCGCTAGTAGAGAAGAATGGCTTCAATCCAGCCTCGCTACGTTTGGCGTTCTTTGTGTGTAGTCTCTTGGGTGTTTCATTTACTCTTACTGCTTTGGTTAACTCATTTGCTGGCCAGATGGTATCTTCAGCTAGCATAGGATTTGGTTTCGGTGTTTTCTTTCAAGCGAATGATTCTTTAACTAAGACACTTGCAGATGACGATCGGATCATTAATATTCTGGGATGGCGAGTGTTGTTCGGTGGTTTCGCGGGAATCTTCGGCGGATTACTTGGAG GTTGGCTGTATGAATGGACAGGAAGTTTTCAAATCACGCTGTTTGCATTTGCTGGTTTGACACTTCTGCCGATACCACTGTATTGTATTGACTCTATgtatgcaaagaagaaaaactcTTAG